The genomic interval GTCCGTTCTTCTACCGGTACGGGCGGCCCGGGGAGCTGTAAGTGCGGTGCGGGCGGGGGTAGTTCAGGGCCCCGGGCGCACCGGTCCGCTCCCCCGCACCGATCCGAACCGCGAGTCACACCACCCGCCGCCCACGTCGCCTTGACCTTGTCGCAACGTCAGGGTTTCTACTGAAGCCATGCGAATCGGCGAGATCGCCGCCCTCATCGGGGTCACCCCGCGGGCCGTGCGGCACTACCACCAGCTCGGGCTGCTGCCCGAACCCGTACGGCGGAGCAACGGGTACCGGGAGTACGGCATCCGGGACGCCGTCCTGCTCGCCCGGATCCGCCGGCTGACCGAGCTGGGGCTCGGGCTCGACGAGGTGCGTGACGTCCTCGCGGACGACGAGGGCCGCGAACTGGTGGAAGTCCTCCAGGAGTTGGACGAGGACCTCGGCCGGCAGGAAGCGGTCATCCGGGAGCGGCGCGAGCGACTCGCCGCACTGCTGGCCGAGGCGCGGGGCGGGCGGCTGACCGCCGAAGCGCCGCTGTCGCCGCAGCTCACGGCGCTGCTGGCGGGCCTCGGCGAACTGCCGGACTCCCCCATGGCCGTGAAGGACCGGGAGATCCTTGCCCTCCTCGACACCGTGGCCCCCGAGGCGGACCGGGTCCGGCTGATGGAGACGCTGCGGGGAATGGCCGAGCACGCGGGCGAGATGTACGGCCTGCTGGACGCCCTCGCCGACAAGGAGCCGGACGACCCCGAGGTGACCCGTGCCGCCGCCGCGCTGGCGGCCCTGCTGCCCGACGACCTGGCCACCCGGTTCTCCGACCAGCCCGACGGCGGTCTCACCGACGCCATCTTCGCGGACCTGGCACCGGCCCAGTCGGCGGCGGTGCACCGTGCGATCGAACTCGCACAGCACCGACAGTTCGCGAACGACCGACAGGAAGACCCGTCATGACGACGACGTCGGAGATCCAGACGCCCCTCACCCAGCCCGAAGTTCCAGTGCGAGGCCCGGTCCTGCGGACGTTGCGCGCCGTCACGGTACCCGCCCAACTCGCCCTGGCCATCTGCCTGTTCAGCGGGGTTCCGGTGCCCGATGCCGTTCTGCTCGGCGGCAACCTGCTCCTGCTGGTGCTTCTCGGCGCCGAGGCCTACGTCTGGCTGCGGCTACGGCGGCTCGGCCTGTCCCGGCGGCAGGCGTTCGAGCGGCTCGTGCCTCAGGGTGTGGCGCGGTACGTGGCGCACGAGGCGCGGATCATGGCGAGCCTGGTCCGGTGGGTCGTACGCCGTCCGCACGGTGTCGGCGAGGCCGACGGTGTCTTCCCGCACGCCCGCGACCAGGCCGCGATGATGTACGGCCTCACGTTCGTGTGCGTGGCCGAGACGGTCGCCCTGTCGTTCCTGCTCGCCCGGTGGCCCGTCGTCCACGCGGTCCTCCTGGTCGTCGACGTCTACACCGTGCTGTTCGTCCTCGGTATGCACGCCGCTGCCGTCACCCGGCCGCATGTCCTGGCCGGGGGTGTCCTGCGCATGCGGCAGGCGGCCAACGTCGACATCCGGGTTCCCGTCGACCGGATCGCCGCCTTCCGGCGCGAGTCGCTGTTCACCCACGCGAAGAAGGACGGCGAGCTGAACCTGCCCATCGGCTCCCAGACCTCCCTCACGCTCGAACTGACCGAACCGGTCAACGCGCCGAAACTCCTCGGCGCCCCGCGCCTCGTACGGGTGATCAGGCTGCACGCCGACGACCCGAAGTCCCTCTACGACGCGGTCACTCAGGCACGAACCGCATCCGCGCCCGCACCCGCACCCGCGCCTCAGGACGCCGACTGAATGTCCCCCCGCGTGGACGACGCGATCGTGTCGCGGTGGGCGAAGTCGCCCGGGGGGATGCCGGGGTGGTGGCCGAGGGGGGTCGAGGGCGCCGCGACCGAGGGGCCGAGGGTGAGGCGGGAGACGATGCGGTAGCGGTCGCCGCGGTAGATCGAGTGGACGTACTCGACGGGCCGGCCCGTCGTGTCCGAGGTGAGGCGTTCGAAGAGCAGGGCCGGGGAGAGTTCGGGGACGTCGAGGAGTTCGGCCTCGGCCCGGGTGACGACGGTCGGCTCGATCGCCTGGACCGCCTCCTGGACGTGTACGCCGTGCTGTTCCCGCAGGTGTTCGTACAGGTCACCGGCCTCCAACTCCTGGGCGGACAGGGTGGGAACCAGATCGGCCCTGATGTGCAGATGCTCGATGGCCATCGGGGCGCCGTCGACCAGGCGCAACCGCGCCACGTACACGACCTCGGCGGCGGGCGAGAGACGTAGTCTGCGGCCCACCCGGGCGCCGGCCGGGACGGTGGTGAACTCCAGCAGACGGCTCGACCAGGCCCCCGCGGCCTGAGGTGCCGTCATGGTCTGCTCGGTGGAGACGAGTTCTTGGGTGATCTTCTCGGGCGCCACGAACATCCCGCGTCCGTGCTCCCTCACCAGCAGCCCCGCGGCGACGAGTTCGTCCACCGCCGCGCGCAACGTCGGCCGGGACACGCCGAGTTGGGCGCAGAGGACCCGCTCGGAGGGGATCGCGTCCCCCGGGTGGTGCGACTCGACGAGGTCGAGGATGAAGTCGCGGACCCGCTCCCGTTTGAGCACCGCGCCTGGCGCGTCGGCCTTCATGTCGCACTCCCTCATGCAAGGAACCCCCGGTTGACCACTTGACCAGTTGCCCAATAGTCGCCCGTAATCGCCCTGTTGACCAGGGCAGTGTAACCACCGGCGAGCCGTGATCATCCCGGCCCCGCCCGGTTAGCACGCCAAGTCCCCTCACAACAGAGGGGGTTGACGCACCCATTGGTCTATGCCACCTTCATCCCCACATCGAGAGGTGAGCTGTCCAGTGGGCTTCACTGGTCAGGTGGTCAGTTCATGTCCTCCAGAGGTGAACCGTGAAGTTCCGCTTCTTCGCCGGCGTCTCCGTGCTCGTGCTGACCGCCGGACTGAGTGCCTGCAGCAGTTCCTCCGATTCCTCCGGCACCAGCTCCGGCGGGAACACCACCATCGACGTCTGGCTGATGCGGGACAGCGTCTCGGCCCGGTTCCAGAACGAGTTCGTCAAGGGCTTCGAGACCGCCCACCCGGACATCAAGGTCAAGGTGCAGATCCAGGAGTGGGACGGGATCGGCGAGAAGGTAACGGCAGCCCTGGCCAGCAACGACGCACCGGACGTCATCGAGACCGGCAACACCCAGGTCGCCCAGTTCGCGCAGAGCGGGGGGCTGCTCGACCTCAGCGACAAGGTGGCCGACCTCGGCGGGAAGACCTGGCTCAAGGGCCTCGCCGAGCCGGGCTCCTACGACGGCAAGCAGTACGGCATCCCGTACTACGCCGCCAACCGCGTCGTCATCTACCGCACCGACCTCTTCAAGCAGGCCGGCATCGACGCGTCCACGATCAAGACGCGCGACCAGTGGATCGCCGCCACCAAGAAGCTCAACTCCGGTGGCACACAGGGAATTTACCTGCCCGGCCAGAGCTGGTACACCCTCGCGGGCTTCGTCTGGGACGAGGGCGGCGACCTCTCCACCCGGTCGGGCGGCAAGTGGAAGGGCACGCTGGACACCCCCGAGGCGATCAACGGCATGCGGTTCTACGAGCAGCTCCAGGCCCTCGGCAAGGGCCCGAAGGACTCCGACGAGGCCAACCCGCCGCAGGCCGACGTCATGGCCAAGGGGAAGGTCGCCCAGGTCATCTCGACTCCGGGCGGCGCCACGGCCGTTGTCCAGGACAACCCCGAACTCAAGGGCAAGCTGGGCTTCTTCCCGATCCCGGGCAAGACCGCCGCCACCCCCGGCGCGGTCTTCACCGGCGGCTCCGACCTGGTCATCCCCACCGCGTCCGCCAAGCAGGGCGCGGCCTACACCTTCGTCAAGGAACTCACCGGCGGCGCCTGGCAGAAGAAGCTCGCGCTCGCGATGAGTTACGTCCCGAACAGGACCAGCCTCGCCTCCGCGGTCGCCTCCGACCCGGGCGCCGCGACGATGGCGGTCGGCGCCGCCGAGGGCCACGCGACACCCAACACTCCCGGCTGGGCCGCCGTAGAGGCGAAGAACCCGATCAAGGACTACATGACGGCCGTCCTCACCGGGGGCGACATCCAGAAGAAGGCGGCCACCGCGTCCGACGCCATCACCGCGGCGATGAACTCCGTTTCCTGACCTGCCCGTTGCTCATCGGAAGGAGGAACGCCGTGTCGGCCGTCCGAGAACAGACCACCCCACGTCCCCCGCTCGGCACCGGCCCGTCCCGGCGCTCCCCCGGCCCGGATCCGCGCCGCCCGGCACGGACCGCAGGCCGCGGACTCTGGCCGTACGTCCTGATCGCGCCCGCCGTCCTCGGCACGCTCTATCTGCTCGTGTACCCGCTGATCCGTGCCGTGGTGATCTCCCTCCAGGACTTCGGACTGCGTCAACTCATCGTGGGGCACGCGAAGTTCGTCGGGCTCAAGAACTACGGCACGCTGCTGGGCGACCCGCACTTCTGGGAGGTCGTACGGCGCACGTTCCTCTTCATGGGGATCAACGTCGTCCTGATCATGACGTTGTCGACACTGGTCGCGCTGATGGTGGAGCGGCTCGGCCGGTTCGGGCGGACCGCGGTGCTGAGTGCGCTCGTGCTGACCTGGGCGATGCCGGTCATCTCGGCGACGACCGTCTTCCAGTGGCTGTTCCACTCGGAGTTCGGCATCGTCAACTCGGTACTCACGGGGCTGGGGTTCGAGTCCTTCGACCGCTATCCCTGGTTCGCGCACGGGCCGGCCGCCTTCGCGATCGTGGTCGTCCTCGTGGTGTGGCAGTCGGTGCCGTTCGCTGCGATCACCCTGTACTCGGCGCTCACCACCGTCCCCGCCGAGCTGTACGAGTCGGCGCGCCTCGACGGGGCGTCGGGACCACGCATCTTCCGCTCCATCACGCTGCCGATCGTCCGGCCGATCTACCTGCTGGTGTTCTCGCTCGAAGTGATCTGGACGTTCAAGGCGTTCGTGCAGATCTGGGTGATGACCAATGGCGGTCCCGGCGACGCCACCACGATCCTGCCCGTGTACGCGGTCCAGACCGCCCTGTCGAGCCAGCGCTACGACCTCGGTGCGGCGGCCTCCATGGTCACCGTCGTGCTGATGTCCGGCGTGCTCGTCCTCTACTTCCGCCAGATGTTCCGCCAGGAGGACGAGCTCGCATGAGCACCACCCGGCCCCGCGTCCGCCGCCTGCCCCTGAACGCCGCCGCCGCCGTCACGGTCCTGGTCTGCCTCTTCCCGGTGTACTGGATGGTCGCGACCGCGTTCACCCCGACCCGGGACATCCAGTCCGACAAGCCCCGTATCGTGCCGGAGAGTTGGACCCTCGACCACTTCCGTACGGCCGTCGGTGCCGCCGGTTTCGGTCTGTTCTGGCGCAACAGTCTCCTCGTCACGCTGAGCGCGGTCCTGCTCGCCCTCGTCATCGCGCTGGGCGCGGCCTACGCGGTCGCCCGGATGAAGTGGAAGGGGCGCCGGCAGTTCATGCTGATGGTGTTCATCGCGCAGATGGCGCCCTGGGAGTCCCTGATCATCCCGGTGTACATCATCTCGCGGGACACCGACATGCTGGACCGGCTGCCGACGCTGACGCTCGTCTACTTCATGATGACGCTGCCGTTCACGATCATCGTGCTGCGTGGCTTCATCGGCACGATTCCCCCGGAGTTGGAGGAGTCCGCGCAGGTCGACGGCTGCACCCGGTTCGGCGCGTTCCGGCGGGTGGCGTTCCCGCTGCTGGCGCCGGGGCTGATGGCGACCTCGCTGTTCGGCTACATCACGGCGTGGAACGAGTTCACGTACGCCAACTTCCTGATCATCAAGCAGCAGGACCACCGCACGCTGCCCGTGTGGCTGTCCTCCTTCCAGAACGTCTTCGGCACCGACTGGGGCGCCACCATGGCCGCCTCAACTCTCTTCGCCGCGCCCGCACTTGTGGTGTTCCTGCTGCTCCAGCGCCATGTCACCTCCGGCTTCGCGGCCGGCGCGGTCAAGGGCTGAGCCGCCGCACCGCCTCCCCCACACACCCCCGCCCCGCTCCGGAGACGATCCATGCCCGCACAGCGTTCCGTGCACTCCCTCGTCCCCCGCCCCACCAAGTCGGCAGCCAGGCCAGGGCGGTTCACACTCGACGCCGACACCGCGCTGCACATCGGCACGGGCGCCGAACCGGCCGCGGACCTGCTGCGCACCCTGCTCGCCCCGGCCACCGGGCTGCCTCTACCCGCCTCCCCCGAGGGCCGGTTGACCCTCACGCTCGACCCCGGGCTGGCCGGTCTCGGCGAGGAGGGATACGGACTCACCGTCGCCCCGCACGCCGTACTGCTGCGCGCCGCGCACCTCACCGGACTGCTGCGTGGCATCCAGACGATCCGTCAACTCCTGCCCCCGCAGGCCCTGTCGGAGACTCGGCAGCCCGACGCGGAGTGGCTGCTGCCGTGCGTCGAGATCACCGACCTCCCCCGTCATCCCTGGCGCGGCGCGATGCTGGACGTGGCCAGGCACTTCCAGCCCGTCTCCTATCTCCGCCGGTACGTCGATCTGTTGGCGCTGCACAAGATCGGCGTGTTCCATCTGCACCTCACGGACGACCAGGGCTGGCGCATGCCGGTGTCCGCCTACCCGAAGCTCACCGAGATCGGCGGCCACCGCGCCGAGTCCCAACTGGGTCCCGCCGGACGCGACTTGTACGACGGCGTCCCGCACGGCGGCTCGTACACCCGGGCCGAACTCGCCGGCCTGGTGAGCTATGCGGCCGCTCGCGGCGTCACCGTCATGCCGGAGATAGAGATGCCCGGGCATGTACGCGCCGCCCTCGCCGCCTATCCCGAACTGGGCAACAACCCCGAGCGCACCCTCGACGTCTGGACCCGCTGGGGCGTGTGCGACACCGTCCTCGGGGTCCACGACGAGGTCCTCGACTTCTGCCGTACGGTCCTCGACGAGGTCATGGACGTTTTCCCCTCGCCGTACATCCACGTCGGCGGCGAGGAGTGCCCCACCGCCGAGTGGACGCACAGTGTCGCCGCGCGCGAACGGGCCGTTGCGCAGGGCCTGTCGAGCCCTGCGGCGCTGCACGGCTGGTTCCTCGGGCAGATCGGCGACTTCCTCGTGCGGCACGGGCGGCGACCGGTCGGCTGGGCGGAGACGGGGGCCGAACTGCCCCTGGATTTCACGGTGATGACGTGGCGCGACGCGGCGCACACCCTGGCGGCGGCGCGCCGCGGCCACCCCGTCATCAGCGCCTATCACCGGGCGACCTATCTCGACTACGCCCAGTCCGAGGACCCGGGCGAGCCCAAGGGCCAGCCCGGCGGCGTCGTCGATCTGCGTGCCGTCCACGCCCACGACCCCGTTCCCGAGGACGCCGAACGGAGCGCGGCCGAGCGGGTGTTGGGCACCCAGGCCCAGTTGTGGACCGAGTTCGTCAGGACGCCCGAGCGCATCGAGTACCTCACCTACCCCCGCCTGTGCGCGCTGGCCGACCGCGCCTGGAGCGGCGCGACCGACTGGGCGGACTTCCGTTCCCGGCTCGACGAGCACACGGCCCGCCTCGACGCGCTGGGCGTCCCGTACCACCCCTGACCTGTCCCGCTTCAACTCCCCCACCCATCTGTCCCGTTCCGGAATCACCCCACCTTTCTGGAGAGGCACGACATGAGACTCGACAAGAGGTTCGACACGAGGTTCGCGAAGAACAGACTGCGTGCCGCCGCGTCCGCCGCCGTAGCGGTGGCCGTGGGCGCCGCCGCGCTCACGGCCATGCCGTCCACCGCGAGCGCGGCCGGCGACGGGCTGAGTGTCCAGTACCGCACGAGCGCCACCGGTGCCACGGCCGACCAGTCCGAGCCCTGGTTCAAGGTGAGGAACACCGGCTCCAGCACTGTGCAGTTGGCGAGCGTCAAGCTCCGCTACTACTTCAAGGCGGACTCGGCGAGCGCGAGTTACCGCTTCGCGTGTTCCTGGGCGGTCAAGGGCTGCGCCAACGTCACCGGAACCTTCGGCACACTCACCAACCCGACGGCCACGGCGGACCGTTACCTGGAGATCGGCTTCACCTCCGGCGCGGGCACGCTCGCTCCCGGCGCCGACACCGGTGACATGCAGCTGCGCTTCTACCAGTCGACGTGGCAGACGCTGACCCAGAGCGACGACTACTCCTTCGGCGCCTCGCAGACGTCGTACGCCGACTGGTCCAAGGTCACCGCGCAGTTGGCCGGCGCCACGCTGTGGGGCACCGCTCCCGCCGGAAACGACCCGACGAACCCGCCCACCGACCCGCCGACCGATCCCCCGGCCACCGGCGCCGCGCTGTTCGACGACTTCAACTACAGCGCCTACAACGACCCGAAGATCTCCTCGCACGGCTGGAGCGTGCGCTCCACCTCCGGCGGTCCCGGTGTCTCCGGTGCCACCTGGGCGCCCCAGAACGTCACGTTCGCCGGCACGAGCGGCAACTCCGTGATGAACCTGGAGACTTCGACGTCCGGCACCGGCGAGAGCACCAAGCAGACCGAAGTCGTCACCAACACACGGAAGTTCAAGAACGGCACCTACGCGGCCCGGGTCAAGTTCAACGACGCGCCCAAGTCGGGACCGGACGGCGACCACCTCGTCCAGACGTTCTTCACCATCAACGACCTCACCGCGCCGCTGGCGGACGACTACTCCGAGTACGACTTCGAGTACCTCCCCAACGGCGGCTGGGGCGAGACCTCCAACATCCTGTACACGACGTCCTGGGAGACCTACCAGGCCGACCCGTGGATCGCGGTCAACCAGCACACCGAGGGCCGGCAGAGTTACAACGGCTGGCACGACCTGGTGCTGACCATCGACAACAGCAGCATCAAGTACTACATCGACGGCCAGCTCTTCGGCACCCACGACGCCGCGTACCTCCCGGAGCGGCCGATGTCGATCAACTTCAACCAGTGGCTGATCGACTTCGGCGGCCTGACCAGTTCGACACCGCGTGCCTACGACGAGCAGGTCGACTACGTCCTGCACGTCAAGGACCAGGTCCTCACCCCGGCGCAGGTGGCCGCCAAGGTCGCGGCGTACCGCGGCGCGGGCACCACGTTCGAGGACACCGTGCCCAGCAGTTGATCACTCAGGGCGGCGGGCCGCGCACTCGGCGTACGGCGTCCGAGCGCGCGGCCCACCGTCGCCTAAGCTCCGGCCCATGCGCGTAATGGTCTTGGAGGACGACCCCGAGCTGGGGCCCGTCGTCGCTGCTCAACTGCGTGACGCGGGGTTCGCGGTGGACCTCGCGCGGACGCTGGCCGAGGCGGATCTCAAGCTGTCCGTCAATCGCTACGACTGTGTCGTGGCCGATCGTTCGGTCCCGGACGGCGACTCCCTCACGCTGCTCGCCGCACACCGGCGGGCGGGTTCGGTGCTGCCCTTCCTTCTGCTGACGGCGCTGGACGCGGTGAGCGACCGGGTGGCCGGCTTCGAGCACGGGGCGGACGACTACCTGGTGAAGCCGTTCGCCTTCGCCGAACTGGTCGTACGGGTAAGGGCGTTGTGCCGCAGGGAGCAACCCGCGCGCCCGTCCGTCCTGCGCACGGGCGACCTGGAACTCGACCTCCCGCGACGCCGGGTGACCCGGGCCGGGGTCCTGCTCAGCCTCTCCGCCAAGGAGTTCGCGGTCCTCGAACTGCTGATGCTGCGCGCGGGCGAGGTGGTGACCCGCAGCGAGCTGATCGAGAGCTGCTGGGACGAGGCGAGCGAGCCGATGTCGAACGTCGTGGACGTCCTGATCGGCCAGCTGCGCAGACGCCTCGGCCCGCCCGACCCGATCGCGACCGTGCGCGGGGTCGGCTACCGCCTGGGCGGCGACGCGTGAAGCGCCGTACTCAGGCACCGGCCCCGTCACCCGCCGTCGCCCGACTCCGCCGCACCCGCCGGCTGATGACACTCCTGTTCGCGTCGACGACCGCGGCCTGTCTCGTCGTACTCGCCGTGGTCGCCATCCGGATCGATTCCGCCTCCCGCCGGTCCGGCCTCGACCACGAGGTCGGCAGTCGCGCGGCGGGACTGTCGCGGGCGGTC from Streptomyces sp. NBC_01288 carries:
- a CDS encoding MerR family transcriptional regulator, with the protein product MRIGEIAALIGVTPRAVRHYHQLGLLPEPVRRSNGYREYGIRDAVLLARIRRLTELGLGLDEVRDVLADDEGRELVEVLQELDEDLGRQEAVIRERRERLAALLAEARGGRLTAEAPLSPQLTALLAGLGELPDSPMAVKDREILALLDTVAPEADRVRLMETLRGMAEHAGEMYGLLDALADKEPDDPEVTRAAAALAALLPDDLATRFSDQPDGGLTDAIFADLAPAQSAAVHRAIELAQHRQFANDRQEDPS
- a CDS encoding GntR family transcriptional regulator is translated as MKADAPGAVLKRERVRDFILDLVESHHPGDAIPSERVLCAQLGVSRPTLRAAVDELVAAGLLVREHGRGMFVAPEKITQELVSTEQTMTAPQAAGAWSSRLLEFTTVPAGARVGRRLRLSPAAEVVYVARLRLVDGAPMAIEHLHIRADLVPTLSAQELEAGDLYEHLREQHGVHVQEAVQAIEPTVVTRAEAELLDVPELSPALLFERLTSDTTGRPVEYVHSIYRGDRYRIVSRLTLGPSVAAPSTPLGHHPGIPPGDFAHRDTIASSTRGDIQSAS
- a CDS encoding extracellular solute-binding protein, encoding MKFRFFAGVSVLVLTAGLSACSSSSDSSGTSSGGNTTIDVWLMRDSVSARFQNEFVKGFETAHPDIKVKVQIQEWDGIGEKVTAALASNDAPDVIETGNTQVAQFAQSGGLLDLSDKVADLGGKTWLKGLAEPGSYDGKQYGIPYYAANRVVIYRTDLFKQAGIDASTIKTRDQWIAATKKLNSGGTQGIYLPGQSWYTLAGFVWDEGGDLSTRSGGKWKGTLDTPEAINGMRFYEQLQALGKGPKDSDEANPPQADVMAKGKVAQVISTPGGATAVVQDNPELKGKLGFFPIPGKTAATPGAVFTGGSDLVIPTASAKQGAAYTFVKELTGGAWQKKLALAMSYVPNRTSLASAVASDPGAATMAVGAAEGHATPNTPGWAAVEAKNPIKDYMTAVLTGGDIQKKAATASDAITAAMNSVS
- a CDS encoding carbohydrate ABC transporter permease, whose protein sequence is MSAVREQTTPRPPLGTGPSRRSPGPDPRRPARTAGRGLWPYVLIAPAVLGTLYLLVYPLIRAVVISLQDFGLRQLIVGHAKFVGLKNYGTLLGDPHFWEVVRRTFLFMGINVVLIMTLSTLVALMVERLGRFGRTAVLSALVLTWAMPVISATTVFQWLFHSEFGIVNSVLTGLGFESFDRYPWFAHGPAAFAIVVVLVVWQSVPFAAITLYSALTTVPAELYESARLDGASGPRIFRSITLPIVRPIYLLVFSLEVIWTFKAFVQIWVMTNGGPGDATTILPVYAVQTALSSQRYDLGAAASMVTVVLMSGVLVLYFRQMFRQEDELA
- a CDS encoding carbohydrate ABC transporter permease yields the protein MSTTRPRVRRLPLNAAAAVTVLVCLFPVYWMVATAFTPTRDIQSDKPRIVPESWTLDHFRTAVGAAGFGLFWRNSLLVTLSAVLLALVIALGAAYAVARMKWKGRRQFMLMVFIAQMAPWESLIIPVYIISRDTDMLDRLPTLTLVYFMMTLPFTIIVLRGFIGTIPPELEESAQVDGCTRFGAFRRVAFPLLAPGLMATSLFGYITAWNEFTYANFLIIKQQDHRTLPVWLSSFQNVFGTDWGATMAASTLFAAPALVVFLLLQRHVTSGFAAGAVKG
- a CDS encoding beta-N-acetylhexosaminidase translates to MPAQRSVHSLVPRPTKSAARPGRFTLDADTALHIGTGAEPAADLLRTLLAPATGLPLPASPEGRLTLTLDPGLAGLGEEGYGLTVAPHAVLLRAAHLTGLLRGIQTIRQLLPPQALSETRQPDAEWLLPCVEITDLPRHPWRGAMLDVARHFQPVSYLRRYVDLLALHKIGVFHLHLTDDQGWRMPVSAYPKLTEIGGHRAESQLGPAGRDLYDGVPHGGSYTRAELAGLVSYAAARGVTVMPEIEMPGHVRAALAAYPELGNNPERTLDVWTRWGVCDTVLGVHDEVLDFCRTVLDEVMDVFPSPYIHVGGEECPTAEWTHSVAARERAVAQGLSSPAALHGWFLGQIGDFLVRHGRRPVGWAETGAELPLDFTVMTWRDAAHTLAAARRGHPVISAYHRATYLDYAQSEDPGEPKGQPGGVVDLRAVHAHDPVPEDAERSAAERVLGTQAQLWTEFVRTPERIEYLTYPRLCALADRAWSGATDWADFRSRLDEHTARLDALGVPYHP
- a CDS encoding cellulose binding domain-containing protein; its protein translation is MRLDKRFDTRFAKNRLRAAASAAVAVAVGAAALTAMPSTASAAGDGLSVQYRTSATGATADQSEPWFKVRNTGSSTVQLASVKLRYYFKADSASASYRFACSWAVKGCANVTGTFGTLTNPTATADRYLEIGFTSGAGTLAPGADTGDMQLRFYQSTWQTLTQSDDYSFGASQTSYADWSKVTAQLAGATLWGTAPAGNDPTNPPTDPPTDPPATGAALFDDFNYSAYNDPKISSHGWSVRSTSGGPGVSGATWAPQNVTFAGTSGNSVMNLETSTSGTGESTKQTEVVTNTRKFKNGTYAARVKFNDAPKSGPDGDHLVQTFFTINDLTAPLADDYSEYDFEYLPNGGWGETSNILYTTSWETYQADPWIAVNQHTEGRQSYNGWHDLVLTIDNSSIKYYIDGQLFGTHDAAYLPERPMSINFNQWLIDFGGLTSSTPRAYDEQVDYVLHVKDQVLTPAQVAAKVAAYRGAGTTFEDTVPSS
- a CDS encoding response regulator transcription factor; the encoded protein is MRVMVLEDDPELGPVVAAQLRDAGFAVDLARTLAEADLKLSVNRYDCVVADRSVPDGDSLTLLAAHRRAGSVLPFLLLTALDAVSDRVAGFEHGADDYLVKPFAFAELVVRVRALCRREQPARPSVLRTGDLELDLPRRRVTRAGVLLSLSAKEFAVLELLMLRAGEVVTRSELIESCWDEASEPMSNVVDVLIGQLRRRLGPPDPIATVRGVGYRLGGDA